Proteins from one Burkholderia oklahomensis C6786 genomic window:
- a CDS encoding histone H1-like DNA-binding protein codes for MALAKKKPAAKKVAAKKVAAKKAAPAKKAAVKKVAAKKVAVKKVAAKKAAPAKKVAAKKVAAKKVAAKKVAAKKVAAKKVAVKKVAAKKVAAKKAPAKKAAAKKVAVKKVAAKKAAAKKAPAKKAAAKKAAPAKKAAAKKAAPAKKAAPAKKAAAPKKAVVKKAAPATTASTASVAPASGAKTALNPAAAWPFPTGSRP; via the coding sequence ATGGCACTTGCCAAGAAGAAACCGGCTGCCAAGAAGGTCGCCGCGAAGAAGGTCGCTGCCAAGAAGGCCGCACCGGCGAAGAAGGCAGCGGTGAAGAAGGTTGCTGCGAAGAAGGTCGCCGTGAAGAAGGTCGCTGCCAAGAAGGCGGCGCCGGCGAAGAAGGTCGCAGCGAAGAAGGTTGCCGCCAAGAAGGTCGCGGCGAAGAAGGTCGCGGCAAAGAAGGTTGCTGCGAAGAAAGTCGCCGTGAAGAAGGTTGCGGCGAAGAAGGTTGCCGCGAAGAAGGCGCCGGCGAAGAAGGCCGCTGCGAAGAAAGTCGCCGTGAAGAAGGTTGCGGCGAAGAAGGCCGCTGCGAAGAAGGCGCCGGCGAAGAAGGCTGCCGCGAAGAAGGCCGCACCGGCGAAGAAGGCTGCTGCGAAGAAGGCCGCGCCTGCGAAGAAGGCTGCGCCCGCGAAGAAAGCGGCTGCGCCGAAGAAGGCGGTCGTGAAGAAGGCTGCGCCGGCGACGACGGCGTCGACGGCATCGGTTGCTCCGGCATCGGGCGCGAAGACCGCGCTCAACCCGGCAGCGGCATGGCCGTTCCCGACCGGCAGCCGTCCGTAG
- a CDS encoding glycine zipper 2TM domain-containing protein gives MLTRKTLTLAAMLTATVTLAGCFTPPGSADVYSVGQAQREQTVRMGTVESVRAVRIQGDGGGGALGTLGGGALGAVAGSAIGGGRGSVLTAIAGGIAGAVAGNAVGQGLSSANGVEITVRLDNGDLRSITQAATPEVFRAGERVRLLSSGGVTRVTH, from the coding sequence ATGTTGACCAGGAAAACCCTCACGCTGGCCGCGATGCTGACCGCGACGGTGACGCTCGCCGGCTGCTTCACGCCGCCGGGTTCCGCCGACGTCTATAGCGTCGGCCAGGCGCAGCGCGAACAGACCGTGCGGATGGGCACGGTCGAGAGCGTCCGCGCAGTGCGGATTCAGGGCGACGGCGGCGGCGGCGCGCTCGGCACGCTCGGCGGCGGCGCGCTCGGCGCAGTTGCCGGCAGTGCGATTGGCGGCGGCCGCGGCTCGGTGCTGACCGCGATCGCGGGCGGCATCGCCGGTGCGGTCGCCGGCAATGCAGTCGGCCAGGGCCTCAGTTCGGCGAACGGCGTCGAAATCACCGTGCGCCTCGACAACGGCGACCTGCGCTCGATCACGCAGGCGGCGACGCCCGAAGTGTTCCGCGCGGGCGAGCGCGTGCGGCTGCTGTCGAGCGGCGGCGTGACCCGCGTCACGCACTGA
- a CDS encoding carbohydrate kinase family protein, whose product MATLICGSIAYDNIMTFEGRFREHILPDQVHLINLSFLVPTMRREFGGCAGNIAYALKLLGGDARMMGTLGAIDAQPYLDRLDALGLSREYVRVLPDTYSAQAMITTDLDNNQIAAFHPGAMMQSHVNHAGEAQGVKLAIVAPDGFQGMVQHTEELAQAGVPFIFDPGQGLPLFDGATLRRSIELATYIAVNDYEAKLVCDKTGWSEDEIASRVQALIITRGEHGATIRHRDGEEQIPAVRAERIIDPTGCGDAFRGGLLYGIEHGFDWATTGRLASLMGSLKIAHQGPQTYAPTRAEIDARFETAFGYSPK is encoded by the coding sequence TTGGCTACGCTGATTTGCGGTTCGATCGCCTACGACAACATCATGACCTTCGAAGGGCGCTTTCGCGAGCACATCCTGCCCGACCAGGTGCACCTCATCAATCTGAGCTTCCTCGTGCCGACGATGCGCCGCGAATTCGGCGGCTGCGCGGGCAACATCGCGTATGCACTGAAGCTGCTGGGCGGCGACGCGCGAATGATGGGCACGCTCGGCGCGATCGACGCGCAGCCGTACCTCGACCGCCTCGATGCACTGGGGCTTTCGCGTGAATACGTTCGCGTGCTGCCCGACACGTACTCGGCGCAGGCGATGATCACGACCGATCTGGACAACAACCAGATCGCCGCATTCCACCCGGGCGCGATGATGCAGTCGCACGTGAACCACGCGGGCGAAGCGCAGGGCGTCAAGCTCGCGATCGTCGCGCCGGACGGCTTCCAGGGGATGGTCCAGCACACCGAGGAGCTCGCGCAGGCGGGCGTGCCGTTCATCTTCGATCCGGGCCAGGGTTTGCCCCTCTTCGACGGCGCCACCTTGCGCCGCAGCATTGAACTTGCGACTTACATTGCTGTCAACGACTACGAAGCCAAGCTGGTGTGCGACAAGACGGGTTGGTCCGAAGACGAAATCGCCAGCCGGGTTCAGGCGCTCATCATCACGCGCGGCGAGCATGGTGCGACGATCCGCCATCGTGACGGCGAGGAACAGATTCCGGCCGTGCGGGCGGAGCGGATCATCGATCCGACCGGCTGCGGCGACGCGTTCCGCGGCGGCTTGCTGTACGGGATCGAGCACGGCTTCGACTGGGCGACGACGGGGCGCCTCGCGAGCCTGATGGGTTCGCTGAAGATCGCGCACCAGGGTCCGCAGACTTACGCGCCGACCCGCGCGGAAATCGATGCTCGCTTCGAGACCGCGTTCGGCTACAGTCCGAAGTGA
- the tpx gene encoding thiol peroxidase: MSKVTLGGNPIEIAGTFPIIGSQAPDFKLVGKDLADLSLASFAGKRKVLNIVPSLDTPTCATSTRKFNEAASKLDNTVVIVVSADLPFAATRFCTTEGLANVVTASTFRSGRAFADAYGVNVTSGPLDGLTARAVVVIDENDKVTHTELVGEIKDEPNYDAALAALK, encoded by the coding sequence ATGAGCAAAGTCACGCTGGGTGGCAACCCGATCGAAATCGCCGGCACGTTCCCGATCATCGGCTCGCAAGCTCCCGACTTCAAGCTGGTCGGCAAGGACCTCGCCGACCTCTCGCTGGCGAGCTTCGCCGGCAAGCGCAAGGTGCTGAACATCGTCCCGAGCCTCGACACGCCGACCTGCGCGACGTCGACTCGTAAGTTCAACGAAGCGGCGAGCAAGCTCGACAACACGGTCGTCATCGTCGTGTCGGCCGACCTGCCGTTCGCGGCAACCCGCTTCTGCACGACGGAAGGCCTCGCGAACGTCGTCACCGCATCGACGTTCCGCAGCGGCCGCGCGTTCGCCGACGCATACGGCGTGAACGTGACGAGCGGTCCACTCGACGGCCTGACCGCGCGCGCGGTCGTCGTGATCGACGAGAACGACAAGGTCACGCACACCGAGCTCGTCGGCGAAATCAAGGACGAGCCGAACTACGATGCCGCCCTCGCCGCACTGAAGTAA
- a CDS encoding zinc-ribbon and DUF3426 domain-containing protein translates to MLLATRCPHCETVFRLQQEQLALHDGLVRCGHCQLVFDAARTLVPAEPDAAAAQAAPHAPQQQPAPQRLFDATSPDLRPLEAGHRDFAPGAWDMWAPWLDGTVDPKLQMTGASVGAAANGAAATRVPADESREIASDASTHEVPAPPETPRAHLAETPALAEQAARTPPASDTAAHAAQTSDADMPAVGIRHFPPPPSPTLDIARTDARREPEAARPPAPGSRTHDAAEPVLASPAAATAALADAAHDHEPRFGAAASPRTDAEPFATSPEPDNREHFAMTRETRTSAAGGGFARALGVLVALALAALLAAQLAWWQRETITIYWPSTEPLFKQACAKLGCMVTPPRAIDGLRLDASDLRQLDGPRLLELKVPLTNRYRVALAYPSIELTLLDEANNITARRVLAPRDYVRPGARVEAGMPAGATQTMTVRIETDGIAASNFRVQIFYP, encoded by the coding sequence ATGCTCCTTGCGACGCGCTGCCCTCATTGTGAAACCGTCTTCCGACTGCAACAGGAACAGCTCGCGCTGCACGACGGTCTCGTGCGCTGCGGCCACTGCCAGCTGGTGTTCGACGCGGCGCGCACGCTCGTGCCCGCCGAGCCGGACGCGGCCGCTGCGCAAGCAGCGCCGCACGCGCCACAGCAGCAGCCGGCGCCGCAGCGTCTGTTCGACGCGACGTCGCCCGATCTTCGTCCGCTCGAAGCCGGCCACCGCGATTTCGCGCCGGGCGCATGGGACATGTGGGCGCCCTGGCTCGACGGCACCGTCGATCCGAAGCTGCAGATGACGGGCGCGAGCGTCGGCGCCGCGGCGAACGGCGCGGCCGCGACACGCGTTCCCGCAGACGAATCGCGCGAAATTGCATCCGACGCGTCGACGCACGAAGTGCCCGCCCCCCCCGAAACGCCCCGAGCGCATCTGGCAGAAACGCCCGCGCTCGCCGAACAAGCGGCTCGCACGCCGCCTGCGTCCGACACCGCCGCGCATGCCGCCCAAACGTCCGACGCGGACATGCCCGCCGTCGGCATCCGGCACTTTCCCCCGCCGCCTAGCCCGACGCTCGATATCGCTCGCACGGATGCCAGGCGCGAGCCCGAAGCCGCGCGCCCCCCTGCGCCCGGCTCCCGGACGCACGATGCGGCCGAACCCGTGCTCGCGTCGCCCGCGGCCGCAACCGCTGCGCTCGCCGATGCCGCCCACGACCACGAGCCGCGCTTCGGCGCTGCGGCGTCGCCCCGAACCGACGCCGAGCCGTTCGCGACGTCGCCCGAACCCGACAATCGCGAACATTTCGCGATGACCCGCGAAACGCGGACGAGCGCGGCGGGCGGCGGCTTCGCGCGTGCGCTCGGCGTGCTCGTCGCGCTGGCGCTCGCGGCGCTTCTCGCCGCGCAGCTCGCGTGGTGGCAGCGAGAGACGATCACGATCTACTGGCCGTCGACGGAGCCGCTTTTCAAGCAGGCGTGCGCGAAGCTCGGCTGCATGGTCACGCCGCCACGCGCGATCGACGGCCTGCGGCTCGACGCATCGGATCTGCGCCAGCTCGACGGTCCGCGCCTCCTCGAGCTGAAGGTGCCGCTCACGAACCGCTATCGCGTCGCGCTCGCATATCCGTCGATCGAGCTCACGCTGCTCGACGAAGCCAACAACATCACCGCGCGCCGCGTGCTCGCGCCGCGCGACTACGTGCGCCCCGGCGCGCGCGTCGAAGCGGGCATGCCCGCCGGCGCGACGCAGACGATGACCGTCAGAATCGAGACCGACGGCATCGCCGCGTCGAATTTCCGCGTCCAGATCTTTTATCCGTAA
- the prmA gene encoding 50S ribosomal protein L11 methyltransferase: MSYRELVAELPREHAEALSDALVELGALSVSVEDADADTPDEQPLFGEPGLTPERTAWQHSRVIALVDATQDPAVLLAAAANEAGLAETPRFELREVEEQDWVRLTQSQFDPIHIGEKIWVVPSWHDAPEPDALVLELDPGLAFGTGSHPTTRLCMEWLEQTVQPGQTVLDYGCGSGILAILAKKCGAGSVTGIDIDPQAVEAARQNSERNRADVAYGLPDDCPDGEFDIVVANILSNPLKLMASMLASKVKPGGRIALSGVLARQADEVASVYARYIDIAVWREHEGWVCLAGTRRESH; this comes from the coding sequence ATGAGCTATCGGGAACTCGTCGCCGAACTGCCGCGCGAGCACGCGGAGGCACTGTCCGACGCGCTCGTCGAGCTGGGCGCATTGTCGGTGTCCGTCGAGGACGCCGATGCCGACACGCCGGACGAGCAGCCGCTCTTCGGCGAACCGGGTCTGACGCCCGAGCGCACCGCGTGGCAGCATTCGCGCGTGATCGCGCTCGTCGACGCGACGCAGGATCCCGCGGTGCTGCTCGCCGCCGCCGCGAACGAAGCCGGCCTTGCCGAAACGCCGCGCTTCGAGCTGCGCGAAGTCGAGGAGCAGGACTGGGTGCGGCTCACGCAATCGCAATTCGACCCGATCCACATCGGCGAGAAGATCTGGGTCGTGCCGTCGTGGCACGACGCGCCGGAGCCCGACGCGCTCGTGCTCGAGCTCGATCCGGGCCTCGCGTTCGGCACGGGCAGCCACCCGACGACGCGCCTTTGCATGGAATGGCTCGAGCAGACCGTGCAGCCCGGCCAGACGGTGCTCGACTACGGCTGCGGCTCCGGCATCCTCGCGATCCTCGCGAAGAAGTGCGGCGCGGGCAGCGTGACCGGCATCGACATCGATCCGCAAGCGGTCGAAGCGGCGCGCCAGAACAGCGAGCGCAATCGCGCGGACGTCGCGTACGGCCTGCCCGACGACTGCCCCGACGGCGAATTCGACATCGTCGTCGCGAACATCCTGTCGAATCCGCTGAAGCTGATGGCATCGATGCTCGCATCGAAAGTGAAGCCGGGCGGGCGCATCGCGCTGTCGGGCGTGCTCGCGCGGCAGGCGGACGAAGTCGCGAGCGTCTACGCCCGCTATATCGATATCGCCGTCTGGCGCGAACACGAAGGTTGGGTATGCCTCGCCGGAACGCGGCGGGAAAGCCATTAG
- the accC gene encoding acetyl-CoA carboxylase biotin carboxylase subunit, with translation MFEKILIANRGEIALRIQRACRELGVKTVVVYSEADKEAKYVKLADEAVCIGPAPSNLSYLNMPALISAAEVTDAEAIHPGYGFLSENADFAERVEQSGFTFIGPRPDTIRMMGDKVTAKQTMIRTGVPCVPGSDGALPDDPKEIVKIARSVGYPVIIKAAGGGGGRGMRVVHTEAALVNAVNMTREEAGRAFGNPQVYMEKFLENPRHIEIQVLADSHKNAVWLGERDCSMQRRHQKVIEEAPAPGIARRLIDRIGDRCADACKKMGYLGAGTFEFLYENNEFYFIEMNTRVQVEHPVTELITGVDIVQEQIRIAAGEKLSFRQRDIQFRGHAIECRINAEDPFKFTPSPGRITSWHTPGGPGIRVDSHAYNGYFVPPNYDSMIGKLIAYGATREQAISRMRIALSEMVVEGILTNIPLHRELMLDSKFVEGGTSIHYLENRLAQKQQAAPEEA, from the coding sequence ATGTTTGAAAAAATCCTCATTGCCAATCGCGGGGAAATCGCGCTGCGCATTCAGCGCGCGTGCCGCGAGCTCGGCGTCAAGACGGTGGTCGTCTATTCCGAGGCCGACAAGGAAGCCAAGTATGTGAAGTTGGCCGACGAAGCAGTCTGCATCGGCCCGGCTCCGTCGAATCTGAGCTACCTGAACATGCCGGCCCTCATCAGCGCGGCCGAAGTCACCGACGCCGAAGCGATCCACCCGGGCTACGGCTTCCTGTCGGAAAACGCCGATTTCGCCGAGCGCGTCGAGCAATCGGGCTTCACGTTCATCGGCCCGCGTCCGGACACGATCCGCATGATGGGCGACAAAGTCACCGCGAAGCAGACGATGATCCGCACCGGCGTGCCCTGCGTGCCGGGTTCGGACGGCGCGTTGCCGGACGATCCGAAGGAGATCGTGAAAATTGCGCGCTCGGTCGGCTATCCGGTGATCATCAAGGCGGCCGGCGGCGGCGGCGGACGCGGAATGCGCGTCGTCCATACCGAGGCGGCGCTCGTGAACGCGGTCAACATGACACGCGAGGAAGCGGGCCGCGCGTTCGGCAATCCGCAGGTCTACATGGAGAAGTTCCTCGAGAATCCGCGCCACATCGAGATCCAGGTGCTTGCCGACTCGCACAAGAACGCGGTCTGGCTCGGCGAGCGCGACTGTTCGATGCAGCGCCGTCACCAGAAGGTGATCGAGGAAGCGCCCGCGCCCGGCATCGCACGCCGCCTGATCGACCGGATCGGCGATCGCTGCGCGGACGCGTGCAAGAAGATGGGCTACCTCGGCGCGGGCACGTTCGAGTTCCTGTACGAGAACAACGAGTTCTACTTCATCGAGATGAACACGCGCGTCCAGGTCGAGCATCCGGTGACGGAGCTGATCACGGGCGTCGACATCGTCCAGGAACAGATCAGGATCGCCGCGGGCGAGAAGCTGTCGTTCCGCCAGCGCGACATCCAGTTCCGCGGCCACGCGATCGAATGCCGGATCAACGCCGAAGATCCGTTCAAGTTCACGCCGTCGCCGGGCCGGATCACGTCGTGGCACACGCCGGGCGGCCCGGGCATCCGCGTCGATTCGCACGCGTACAATGGTTATTTCGTCCCGCCCAACTACGATTCGATGATCGGCAAGCTGATCGCCTACGGCGCGACGCGCGAGCAGGCGATCAGCCGGATGCGCATCGCGCTGTCGGAAATGGTGGTCGAAGGCATTCTGACCAACATTCCGCTGCATCGCGAGCTGATGCTCGATTCGAAGTTCGTCGAAGGCGGCACGAGCATCCACTACCTCGAAAACCGGCTCGCGCAGAAACAGCAGGCCGCGCCGGAAGAAGCGTAA
- the accB gene encoding acetyl-CoA carboxylase biotin carboxyl carrier protein: MDLRKLKTLIDLVSESGISELEVTEGEGKVRIVKNAPPVYVQQPGGYAPQVSAPPPAMTLQAEGASAPAPAAAPAVSAPQGHVVTSPMVGTFYRAPSPGADPFVQVGDTVKEGQTLCIIEAMKLLNEIESDKAGVIKEILAENGQAVEYGQPLFVIG, encoded by the coding sequence ATGGACCTTCGCAAGCTGAAAACTCTGATCGACCTCGTCTCCGAATCCGGCATCTCCGAGCTGGAAGTCACCGAAGGCGAAGGCAAGGTGCGCATCGTCAAGAACGCGCCGCCGGTCTATGTGCAGCAGCCGGGCGGCTACGCGCCGCAGGTGAGCGCCCCCCCTCCCGCCATGACGCTGCAGGCCGAAGGCGCGAGCGCCCCGGCACCCGCCGCCGCGCCCGCCGTGAGCGCGCCGCAAGGCCACGTCGTGACGTCGCCGATGGTGGGCACCTTCTACCGCGCGCCGTCGCCGGGCGCCGATCCGTTCGTCCAGGTCGGCGACACCGTGAAGGAAGGCCAGACGCTTTGCATCATCGAAGCGATGAAGCTCCTGAACGAAATCGAGTCCGACAAGGCAGGCGTCATCAAGGAAATCCTCGCCGAAAACGGCCAGGCCGTCGAATACGGCCAGCCGCTTTTCGTGATCGGCTAA
- the aroQ gene encoding type II 3-dehydroquinate dehydratase codes for MTRLLVLHGPNLNLLGTREPEVYGRVTLAQIDQALAARAQEAGVELESFQSNHEGALVDRVQAARNDGTEFILINPAAYTHTSVAIRDALAGVGIPFVEIHLSNVHRREPFRHHSYFSDQAEGVICGLGWKAYLYALEYALDKLQGASRG; via the coding sequence ATGACACGATTGCTGGTACTGCACGGCCCCAACCTGAACCTTCTCGGCACCCGGGAACCGGAGGTGTACGGCCGCGTGACCCTCGCGCAGATCGATCAGGCGCTGGCCGCACGGGCGCAGGAGGCGGGCGTCGAGCTCGAGTCGTTCCAGAGCAACCACGAGGGCGCGCTCGTCGACCGCGTCCAGGCTGCGAGAAACGACGGCACCGAGTTCATCCTGATCAATCCGGCTGCGTATACGCATACGAGCGTCGCGATCCGGGATGCGCTCGCGGGCGTCGGCATTCCGTTCGTCGAGATTCATCTGTCGAACGTGCACCGCCGCGAGCCGTTCAGGCATCACTCTTATTTCTCCGATCAGGCCGAAGGCGTGATCTGCGGCCTCGGCTGGAAAGCTTATCTGTACGCGCTCGAATACGCGCTCGACAAACTGCAAGGCGCGTCGCGCGGCTGA
- a CDS encoding TlpA family protein disulfide reductase produces MNSKGIFAGIVIAAVAVAGGLAAGHWVRGGSSAGGSAPASAPAAGNAVDALWAASYPGVDGKPQGLAAFKGQKVVVNFWASWCGPCVEEMPALVKLSREYEKKGVRFVGIGVDSEQNVKNFLKKVPVDYPIVVSGYAGADLARNFGNTAGALPFTVVIDETGKVRETKLGQIHPDELKRTLDML; encoded by the coding sequence ATGAACAGCAAAGGTATTTTCGCAGGCATCGTGATCGCGGCCGTCGCGGTCGCCGGCGGGCTCGCCGCCGGCCACTGGGTGCGCGGCGGCAGTTCGGCCGGCGGCAGCGCGCCGGCGAGCGCGCCCGCCGCGGGCAACGCGGTCGACGCGCTGTGGGCGGCGTCGTATCCGGGCGTCGACGGCAAGCCGCAAGGGCTCGCTGCCTTCAAGGGCCAGAAAGTGGTCGTCAATTTCTGGGCGTCCTGGTGCGGCCCATGCGTCGAAGAGATGCCGGCGCTCGTGAAGCTGTCGCGCGAATATGAGAAGAAAGGTGTGCGTTTCGTCGGGATCGGCGTCGATTCCGAGCAGAACGTGAAGAATTTCCTGAAGAAAGTGCCGGTCGACTATCCGATCGTCGTCAGCGGCTATGCCGGTGCCGATCTAGCCCGGAATTTCGGAAACACAGCCGGCGCGTTGCCTTTTACCGTCGTCATCGACGAAACCGGCAAGGTTCGCGAAACAAAATTGGGGCAAATCCATCCGGACGAGCTGAAACGCACGCTCGACATGCTCTGA